From the Tribolium castaneum strain GA2 chromosome 2, icTriCast1.1, whole genome shotgun sequence genome, one window contains:
- the LOC135265353 gene encoding uncharacterized protein LOC135265353 translates to MVSGGMTCVKYLLFVFNLLFFVSGVVILAIGAVIYVVYGHYYNFVYDSFQSAPLVLMIVGVIIFLVSFFGCCGACKENHCMIITFSVLLLVIFTMEIGTGIAGYVRRNEVEVMLENKLNSTMYEYYSNEKIKETWDIVQHEAKCCGMNGYEDWDKVNHNGSLPHTCCPDTPDDGSCTQKSTNIYKDSCFVILKEVFTKYGSIIGGVGIGIAVCQLMGVIFACCLARSIRQGYATVLKMNLSWSNRVIKYVLFVFNLLFVISGIIMIAVGVSVKSYYTEYDVFLNDSYFSLPNLLIAIGSLIFFISFFGCCGAVRESWFMIFIFSILLSIIFIMEFSAGIAGYVLRDKTTSFLTEELSNSMKLYQFNEKPNPTTVMWDTIQYQFECCGATKPDDWAKYVPTPSTISSTVPSSSETPPYSSSSPETTPTSTTNSTSESTPSATTIAEKKRRAVAQPGTESGDLPASCCRSNNGATGTIKCNLNDNSSATYYSRGCVEGFGDYLKDHAVTLGGVGIAIAFIQLFGVILACHLTKQLKHGFYST, encoded by the exons atggtGTCTGGAGGAATGACGTGTGTTAAATATTTGCTGTTTGTGTTCAACCTCTTGTTTTTC GTCTCAGGTGTTGTGATTTTGGCGATTGGGGCTGTTATTTACGTGGTGTATGGGCACTATTACAATTTCGTTTATGACAGCTTCCAGTCGGCGCCCCTTGTGTTGATGATCGTGGGGGTTATCATTTTCCTCGTTTCGTTCTTCGGCTGCTGTGGGGCGTGCAAGGAGAACCACTGTATGATCATCACG TTCTCCGTGTTGTTGCTAGTGATATTTACGATGGAGATAGGCACTGGCATTGCAGGCTATGTTAGGAGGAACGAAGTTGAGGTCATGTTGGAGAACAAACTCAACTCGACAATGTACGAATATTACAGCAAtgagaaaattaaagaaacgtGGGACATTGTCCAACATGAG GCCAAATGTTGCGGGATGAATGGCTACGAAGATTGGGATAAGGTGAACCACAATGGCAGCCTCCCGCACACCTGCTGTCCCGATACCCCCGACGATGGTTCCTGTACTCAAAAATCGACCAACATTTACAAAGACTCTTGTTTCGTAATACTCAAGGAAGTTTTCACCAAGTACGGTTCAATTATTGGCGGTGTGGGGATTGGAATCGCCGTTTGTCAG ctcATGGGGGTTATTTTCGCCTGTTGCTTGGCGCGTTCCATCCGCCAGGGGTATGCAACAGT ACTCAAAATGAATCTCAGCTGGAGTAATAGAGTTATTAAATATGTGCTCTTCGTTTTCAACCTGCTGTTTGTG ATCAGTGGGATTATTATGATTGCAGTGGGAGTTTCCGTCAAGTCATACTATACAGAATATGatgtatttttaaacgacAGTTACTTCTCTTTACCCAATCTGTTGATAGCCATCGGGTCcttaattttcttcatttcgTTCTTCGGCTGTTGCGGGGCTGTGAGGGAAAGTTGGTTTATGATATTCATT TTTTCGATTTTGTTGTCGATTATCTTCATCATGGAATTTTCTGCCGGAATCGCTGGATATGTCTTAAGAGACAAAACAACCTCATTTTTAACAGAGGAGTTATCAAATTCTATGAAACTGTACCAATTTAATGAGAAGCCTAATCCCACCACAGTTATGTGGGACACAATTCAATACcaa TTTGAATGCTGCGGTGCTACCAAACCGGACGATTGGGCAAAATACGTTCCCACTCCTTCAACAATTTCATCAACGGTTCCAAGTTCTAGTGAAACACCACCATACTCGTCAAGTAGTCCTGAAACAACACCAACATCTACAACAAATTCTACAAGCGAAAGTACTCCATCTGCTACAACAATTGCCGAAAAAAAACGTCGAGCTGTTGCACAACCGGGCACAGAAAGTGGAGACCTCCCTGCAAGCTGCTGCCGGAGCAACAACGGGGCCACGGGAACAATAAAATGCAACCTAAATGATAACTCTTCTGCGACTTACTACAGTCGGGGCTGCGTCGAGGGCTTCGGAGACTATCTGAAAGACCATGCTGTAACGTTGGGAGGCGTCGGGATTGCGATTGCATTTATACAG CTTTTTGGCGTAATCTTGGCCTGCCATTTGACCAAGCAGCTGAAACATGGTTTTTACAGTACGTAA
- the Ubc2 gene encoding ubiquitin-conjugating enzyme E2-24 kDa, giving the protein MSSAGSSGSGRGRGGQAAVGDQKETKESKPNQKMSKALGTSAKRIQKELAEITLDPPPNCSAGPKGENFYEWVSTILGPPGSVYEGGVFFLDIHFSPEYPFKPPKVTFRTRIYHCNINSQGVICLDILKDNWSPALTISKVLLSICSLLTDCNPADPLVGSIATQYLQNREEHDRIARLWTKRYAT; this is encoded by the exons ATGTCTTCAGCTGGGTCTAGCGGATCAGGCCGTGGTCGAGGCGGTCAAGCAGCAGTCGGTGATCAAAAGGAAACAAAAGAATCAAAGCCTAACCAGAAAATGTCAAAGGCCTTGGGCACATCAGCGAAAAGAATCCAAAAAGAACTAGCAGAAATCACGTTAGACCCGCCGCCGAACTGCAGTGCGGGCCCCAAAGGGGAGAACTTCTACGAGTGGGTGTCCACGATCCTGGGCCCCCCGGGGTCCGTCTACGAGGGCGGCGTCTTCTTCCTGGACATCCACTTCTCGCCAGAGTACCCCTTCAAGCCACCTAAAGTCACGTTCAGGACGAGGATCTACCACTGCAATATCAACAGTCAGGGCGTCATCTGTTTGGATATTTTGAAAGACAACTGGTCGCCCGCCCTCACCATCTCCAAGGTCCTCTTATCTATCTGCTCCCTACTCACCGACTGCAACCCAG CTGATCCGTTGGTGGGAAGTATAGCGACACAGTATCTCCAGAACCGCGAAGAGCACGATCGCATCGCCCGGTTGTGGACCAAACGTTACGCTACGTGA
- the LOC659876 gene encoding RING-type E3 ubiquitin-protein ligase PPIL2 — MGKRQHQKDKMYLTYTEWTTLYGGKKSGYTTAEEDYFKRLPFDHCCLSLQPWEIPYCDLDGNIFDLEPLLPFLKKFKINPVTGKPLDFKSLVQLNFHKNEEGEFECPVLYKQFTKSSHIVAIATTGNVYLMEAVEQLNIKNKNWKDLISDTPFERKDIIMLQDPLDLNKFNISNFHHVKNNLRIETEEEIKEKNDPQGHLKNVNPETKYTLEELKRDYKEPTIEINKVEVKEKADKFNAAHYSTGAVAASFTSTAMVPRLVHEAAVKHEDEVRYDRVKKKGYVRLITNLGPLNLEIYCDEVPRASENFIRHCASGYYNGTKFHRSIRNFMVQGGDPTGTGTGGESIWGKKFVDEFRPNLQHVGRGVLSMANSGKNTNGSQFFITYRSCKHLNNKHTIFGRLVGGMETLNEMEKIEVDNKDKPIEDIVLIRAQVFVNPFEEADEQLAKEREEELKRQKEEEEAKRRKAEAQKTLKVYKSGVGKYINPDNVKSSTLDESDLTEPQQKKKKKMKFTFNDW; from the exons ATGGGGAAGCGCCAGCACCAGAAAGACAAAAT GTACTTGACGTACACAGAGTGGACCACTCTTTACGGGGGCAAAAAATCGGGTTATACGACCGCGGAGGAGGACTATTTTAAGCGGCTCCCGTTTGACCACTGCTGCCTGTCGTTGCAACCGTGGGAAATACCCTACTGTGACTTGGACggcaatatttttgatttggaGCCTTTGCTCCCCTTTTTGAAGAAGTTCAAGATAAACCCAGTCACGGGAAAGCCTCTGGATTTCAAGTCGTTGGTGCAGttgaatttccacaaaaatgaagaaggCGAGTTTGAGTGCCCCGTCCTTTACAAACAATTCACCAAAAGCTCCCACATTGTGGCGATTGCCACCACTGGAAACGTGTACTTGATGGAAGCAGTGGAACAGCTTAATATTAAGAACAAAAACTGGAAGGACTTAATCAGTGATACGCCCTTCGAACGCAAGGATATCATCATGTTACAGGACCCACTAGACTTAAATAAGTTCAACATTTCCAACTTCCACCACGTCAAAAACAATTTACGAATCGAAACCGAGGAGGAAATCAAGGAGAAGAACGACCCTCAAGGCCACTTGAAAAACGTGAACCCTGAAACAAAATACACCCTTGAGGAGCTAAAACGGGACTACAAAGAGCCAAcaattgaaataaacaaagtcGAAGTTAAGGAAAAGGCGGACAAGTTCAACGCTGCCCATTATTCAACGGGGGCTGTGGCTGCGAGTTTCACCTCAACAGCGATGGTCCCCCGATTGGTGCACGAAGCCGCAGTGAAGCACGAAGATGAGGTGCGATACGACAGAGTCAAGAAAAAAGGCTATGTGAGGTTAATCACGAACTTGGGGCCCCTCAACTTGGAGATTTACTGCGACGAAGTGCCACGTGCTTCGGAGAATTTTATCAGGCATTGTGCGAGTGGCTATTACAACGGGACGAAATTTCACAGATCTATTCGGAATTTTATG GTTCAAGGGGGCGACCCGACGGGGACAGGGACTGGGGGCGAATCCATTTGGGGGAAGAAATTCGTTGATGAATTCAGGCCCAATTTGCAACATGTGGGGCGAGGGGTCTTGTCTATGGCCAACAGTGGGAAAAACACAAATGGGTCACAGTT tttcataACATACAGGTCGTGCAAGCACTTGAATAATAAGCACACGATTTTTGGTCGTTTAGTTGGTGGCATGGAGACTTTAAAcgaaatggaaaaaattgaagtgGACAATAAGGATAAGCCCATTGAGGATATTGTGCTTATAAGGGCGCAAGTTTTTGTGAATCCATTTGAAGAGGCGGACGAACAA ttGGCGAAAGAACGCGAAGAGGAATTGAAAAGACAGAAGGAGGAAGAAGAGGCGAAGAGACGTAAAGCGGAAGCTCAAAAAACCCTAAAAGTGTATAAAAGTGGTGTTGGGAAATATATCAATCCTGATAACGTGAAAAG TTCAACCCTTGATGAGAGTGACTTGACAGAACCGCAacagaagaagaagaaaaaaatgaaatttacgTTTAATGATTGGTAa
- the Tsp29Fa gene encoding CD63 antigen — translation MMDCNSILRKYSRYLLIVFNFLFVLTGVVILSVGASVKAYYNEYNTFLDDKYIYASDLLIIIGVIIFIIAFFGCCGALKENACMTQTFSTMLIVIFILELIVGIGGLVLRHQTDEMIDKALTSTLQRYNTPNNTEITKLWDTVQENFDCCGVKKYTDWENVTSTHGQLPLTCCNFPPGSFGNATCSGTSQGIHKEGCLEVFSDYIEGHATTVESVGLTFAIIQLLGIILSCYLAKQIRSDYETV, via the exons ATGATGGATTGCAACAGCATTTTGCGCAAATATTCCCGATATTTACttattgttttcaattttctgtttGTG CTAACTGGAGTGGTAATTTTATCAGTCGGCGCCTCTGTGAAGGCCTACTACAATGAATACAACACTTTCCTCGACGATAAATACATCTATGCCTCCGACCTTCTAATCATAATCGGCGTGATTATTTTCATCATTGCATTTTTCGGATGCTGTGGAGCGCTCAAGGAAAATGCATGCATGACCCAAACT ttttcgaCCATGCTCATTGTTATTTTCATTCTTGAGCTGATTGTGGGCATCGGGGGCTTGGTCTTGCGCCACCAAACGGACGAAATGATCGACAAAGCCCTGACTAGCACTTTGCAAAGATACAATACTCCAAATAACACTGAAATCACCAAGCTGTGGGATACTGTTCAAGAGAAT ttCGATTGTTGCGGAGTTAAAAAGTACACTGATTGGGAGAATGTCACTTCGACCCATGGACAACTCCCGTTGACTTGCTGCAACTTCCCTCCCGGGAGTTTCGGGAACGCGACTTGCAGTGGGACGAGTCAGGGAATTCACAAAGAGGGCTGTTTGGAAGTTTTCAGTGATTATATTGAAGGGCATGCCACTACGGTTGAAAGTGTTGGACTGACTTTTGCCATCATACAG ttGCTTGGTATCATATTGTCCTGTTACCTAGCCAAGCAGATCCGAAGTGATTACGAAACGGTTTAA